The sequence GGCTCGCGGGAACGCTCTTCGTGTATCCATTTTTCGGCAACCCACCTCTGACTCTGATCCTGCTGACGAGGCTGGGGGGAAAGTAATGGAAGTGACTTTAGGCGGCAATGAAGATGGAGAGCTAAGCGAAGCACAATGGCGCAGGATCGCATACGGCTCTCTCTCTCCTTTCGCCCTCCTTCAGAGTCGTAGGAACTCCGTTTCCAGCCTGTCCAGGATGCAATTAAGTCCGTCGCCCTATCATCTTGAATGGTAATTGAACCTAATTTGATATTTCTTTTGTAATTAAGAATTTCTTTTACCTACCATGCCATGGTTGAATTACTGCTGAAGCAAAAATCTTTCATCAAGCTGCTTACAGGACTATAATGCTAATTATTAGTGTTTCAATCAGGTGGACTTTGTAAGTATCTGAAACTTGTAATTTATCTAATGGATAGAACCTAAAAATCAGGTGGGAGTTCGTGATGGAGTATAGCAAGGACATAAGTTCACTTCTTGGTAATCCAAAGTCATCTGCTGGCCCAGCGATTGCAGATGCAAAGGAAGTGTTAAAGGTTATCTCCAGATGCAAATGTATTAccaaactaattttttttttttattgtagtcTATTAAAtgagagggcgagccttggcgcaacggtaaaacgttgttgtcgtgtgaccagaggtcacgggttcgagtcttaggagcggcctcttgccaattaaattggcaagggaaggcttgcccccaatacacccttgtggtgggacccctccccggaccctcgctcagcggggacgcgtaatgcgaccgggccgcccttttttattGTAGTCTATTAAATCTTAAAAAAATGTTTATCAGACTAAGCATTTTCTGTAGAAAGCTGAGGAACCTACCTGTTTAAGGGCTGCGTGGGATCTGATGGAGATGTTTTATGTGGACAATCTCTCTCGAGCATGGCTTCCTGAACGTCTTGTAGATTGGTTGACTGTAATTATCATATTTCTCAGCTTCTATCTCTAATTTTTTAgccattattttttttctagaaCACTATCATTCTTATGGATCTTTTTTCCCATGGCAGGATTATGATAGCCTCTTCTCTGATGCACAGTCCACTGTCCATTTGAAACTTTTGGAGTTTCAGGGACGACTAGTGACCTTACAGGTTTGAGTTTTTCTTTTGCTATTTGCTCCTGGTTTTTATCATAACATTTGAaggagaaaaaaagaaaactttTGGTCCTTCCTATACTCTTCTCTGCTTGCTAAAGTTAATCAATTATTTCAGACTGTTAGTCCATTGTTTCTGTGATTTCCTCTTTTCTAATTATGTTCCATTCACTGGACTGAGAGATAAAAGCCATCAGTTCTTTGATTTATCATTGTACAATTATAAGCTTTTCAATTGGTTAGATGGGTTCTTGGTGAAATTGCCATATTTTGGCATTTTATATTTGTTAATGTTTTTGTAAAGTTGCCCATTTTGTGGAATTGATGAccatttttctgtaatttttttttttttttttttactattgtaTGCAATTGTTATTTGTAATTATTGTTTGAGTCTCTTCTGGAAAtttttttctgtattttttcTGTGAAGGTCATTGAGGATGATCTTCAATATTGGGAGGTGATATCATCAGCACTGGCAGTTGGCTGGCTAGATACTGCAGTAAGTAGTTTGGGCTTTTATAGAATTTTGAGTGATATGTTATACATGTGATGCTGGAAGTTGTTTGGAATGTGGATAACTGAACAGAAATAAACATTTTTGCTCGCAGGTGAAAATGTTAAGATTGCATGGATCTTACCAACTTGATCGGCTTGGTAGTAGAGAGGTTGGTAAGAATGGAAAACATACGAAACAAATGAAGTTGCTACCATTCTACATGCTTCGATGCCTCTTAGATTGTCATGttgtaaatttttaacaaaagttATAGTACCTAACTGTTTAACCTTGTCTATAGTTGTAAATGTACGGTAATTGCAGATATCAGGAAACCTCATGTAGTTTGGTAATTGGATGAAAGCATATTATTTACTGCTCCTTTTATTGAGAATCACACTATTAGTGGTATATTATAAAAATCTAAGGATGTCCCAATTTGTTCTTTGATGCTTCTTTCCATGGATATTTATTTAGACAGCCAAAGTGAAAAGCATAAACTTCAATTTCTATCTTTGCTTAGGATCTTACATCAGTTTTTTCTTCATACCATTGAAAAGAAAGCAGTCTATTGGAGGCTGTTTCTGTTCTTATTTCAAAGATGCAGCACATGCAACCTTAATTAGGAGCAGAAACATATTCTTTTGACTGCCCTTTTTATTTGGCATCACACAGTTGGAGCTGTACGATAAAATCCAAGGATGcctaatttgtttttttatgtgCTTTGGATATTTATTTAGACATGGAAAATGAAATGTACAACTTCAATTTCTATATTGGTTTCATATGTTCATGGATCTTACATCGTGTCCTTTTTCTTGGATGCCATTAAACAGACAGAAAATGGTCTCGTGGAGGCTGTTTCTGTTCTTATTTCAAAGATGCCACGCATGCGTCCTGAAATAGTAGCAGGAAAATTGGGTGAATGCTTTAAAGCTAAGCCTGATTTTATGAAGGTACTTTTGAATCCTTGTTAATAAATTAGGCACAGATAGCATGTTTAACTTTATCTtattccttaatttttttttatatattttactcCATATTTTTCAATTGCATAGGCATGGGAGAGATGGCGAGCTCAAGTAACTAAATTGGAGTCAAGTGCATTCTGGATTGAGTGTGATCACCGTCAGACTCAGGAGGGCTTGAAAAATGTTCTTCAGATCATGATGGGAAACACAAATGTTCTCTCCTCCGCAACCTGTAATTGGATGGAGCTGTATATTTCTCATATTCTGTACATAAGGCCATTCACTGTAGTAAGTGTCATGCTAATCCCCTTGATGGATTCCCAGGTTCTCTTGAGCTTAAATAATTGTTACACCAATACTGGGTTTTTTATTCTCTATTATTAAAAATGTTTATGTAACACTCAACTGAAGATTCTATCTGTTTATTTCTTTCTTctgggtttagggtttagaaaGCATGTACAACCTAGCTCAGAAATGTATTCAGTTGAAACCAATGTCCAGTCCACATAAGTTGATGCAGCTTATAATTGGAATTCTTGGGGAAAATACTGAGGTTTGTTAATATCACAGCCAATTTTAATTCTCTAATATCtgctctctttttttttttttttaaattcaacaTAACTGATTGGGGGTTCTCCAAATGCTGCAGGTTGTATTAGCAGAATGCTCAAGAGGGTTTGGCCCTTGGTGAGCTGCTTTATTATTTTCTGATTCTAATCTCATTTATGGTTTAACTTATAGAACCACAAATTAAAACTTGCTTTTATCCTTTGGAAAAATCTGCCTGAATACTCAAAGAACTAAAACGatatatattattgttttggagatgatgatggtgatgatgcttttatttttatttttttaattatagtaTAACTTTTGTGACTTATTGACAGGATGGTAGCTCATGCCATAGAATTTTTGAATGCGGGGAGCAATCAGGCAGATATTCTTTTACAAGAAGAGCGTGATAACCTTGGAGGAATCAGTATAGAGGAGCTCCATCGGCTTGTTTATGCTCAAGTTCTATCTTCTCATAGTTTGACTTGGCAAGTAAGTCCAAACTCCTCTAGCAAGGAGACATTATTTTCATTGCATTGGCATATCATTTTAAAGCGACATTATTAATCAGGATGTGATACATATAAGCCCAACTTAACATCAATAATGattcatcaaaagaaaaaaaaacatcaataaTGATGAAAACAATCTACATTGACTACCTTGATATCTCATGTGGAGATTATTAATTGTGCACTGATTTAAGTTACTGTCTAATGGCAGGATTGATATAGACTAGTGTGATTTTGGCAGCCTGCACTATTTCCATATCATTTTAGTGCCAGATTCGTGATAAGGATGATATACATATTTTAAACCATGCTCGGTCATAtagcttaacgtttaa comes from Euphorbia lathyris chromosome 8, ddEupLath1.1, whole genome shotgun sequence and encodes:
- the LOC136202724 gene encoding nuclear pore complex protein NUP85 isoform X2, whose protein sequence is MNLKIRWEFVMEYSKDISSLLGNPKSSAGPAIADAKEVLKKAEEPTCLRAAWDLMEMFYVDNLSRAWLPERLVDWLTDYDSLFSDAQSTVHLKLLEFQGRLVTLQVIEDDLQYWEVISSALAVGWLDTAVKMLRLHGSYQLDRLGSRETENGLVEAVSVLISKMPRMRPEIVAGKLGECFKAKPDFMKAWERWRAQVTKLESSAFWIECDHRQTQEGLKNVLQIMMGNTNVLSSATCNWMELYISHILYIRPFTVGLESMYNLAQKCIQLKPMSSPHKLMQLIIGILGENTEVVLAECSRGFGPWMVAHAIEFLNAGSNQADILLQEERDNLGGISIEELHRLVYAQVLSSHSLTWQIAPVYLISCRNQGMGLLEILLYRQPVQNNQLLVKNLEICRLYELDGVSSNIMKIAGVHHWKHGRKGSGVFWLQQARDEACLNRIAQQLFDFVGKSISDENFKQWEGLIELLGSESRPAGGLEFLHKYRDFKKFLKHVYGGNATDAAQQAVESLMLLMKNPSTPRRFWLPLLYDSLKLLNWQTRPLLNVSQTNMLMNKLQELSMSRLRPDFVEADLPPQALSSVRLALATNFGRAILEES
- the LOC136202724 gene encoding nuclear pore complex protein NUP85 isoform X1, with amino-acid sequence MPGVVYDSAGGSALVPHSLDSQAAIVFPLRHGLKPPISRLSICWARGNALRVSIFRQPTSDSDPADEAGGKVMEVTLGGNEDGELSEAQWRRIAYGSLSPFALLQSRRNSVSSLSRMQLSPSPYHLEWWEFVMEYSKDISSLLGNPKSSAGPAIADAKEVLKKAEEPTCLRAAWDLMEMFYVDNLSRAWLPERLVDWLTDYDSLFSDAQSTVHLKLLEFQGRLVTLQVIEDDLQYWEVISSALAVGWLDTAVKMLRLHGSYQLDRLGSRETENGLVEAVSVLISKMPRMRPEIVAGKLGECFKAKPDFMKAWERWRAQVTKLESSAFWIECDHRQTQEGLKNVLQIMMGNTNVLSSATCNWMELYISHILYIRPFTVGLESMYNLAQKCIQLKPMSSPHKLMQLIIGILGENTEVVLAECSRGFGPWMVAHAIEFLNAGSNQADILLQEERDNLGGISIEELHRLVYAQVLSSHSLTWQIAPVYLISCRNQGMGLLEILLYRQPVQNNQLLVKNLEICRLYELDGVSSNIMKIAGVHHWKHGRKGSGVFWLQQARDEACLNRIAQQLFDFVGKSISDENFKQWEGLIELLGSESRPAGGLEFLHKYRDFKKFLKHVYGGNATDAAQQAVESLMLLMKNPSTPRRFWLPLLYDSLKLLNWQTRPLLNVSQTNMLMNKLQELSMSRLRPDFVEADLPPQALSSVRLALATNFGRAILEES